The Mycolicibacterium aichiense region GACAACGGAATGCCGATCCTGGTCTTCAACCTGCTCACCGACGGGAATATCGCCCGGGCGGTCGCGGGTGAGAAGATCGGAACTCTGGTCAGCGGTTGAGGAGGACCAAGTGATTGAAGAGGCGCTCTTCGATGCCGAAGAGAAGATGGAGAAAGCCGTCGCGGTCGCCCGCGACGACTTGGCGTCCATCCGGACCGGACGGGCCAACCCGGGAATGTTCTCGCGCGTCGTCGTCGACTACTACGGGTCGCCGACGCCGATCACGCAGTTGTGCAGCGTCAACGTGCCCGAGGCGCGGATGGTCGTCATCAAGCCCTACGAGGCGTCGCAGCTTCGGGCGATCGAAGACGCGATCCGCAACTCCGATCTCGGGGTGAATCCCACCAACGACGGCAACATCATCCGGGTGTCGATCCCGCAGCTGACCGAGGAACGCCGCCGCGATCTGGTCAAGCAGGCCAAGTCCAAGGGCGAGGACGCCAAGGTGTCGGTGCGCAACGTGCGCCGTCGCGCCATGGAGGAACTGCACCGCATCCGCAAGGACGGCGAGGCCGGCGAGGACGAGGTCGGGCGCGCCGAGAAGGATCTGGACAAGGCCACGTCCACCTACGTCGGCCAGATCGACGAATTGGTCAAGCACAAGGAAGGCGAATTGCTGGAGGTGTAGCCACCTTTCAGCAACGCATCGAAGTGGCGGAAACCGATACCGGCGGCGCGGCCGCGCAGCCAGCGCCCAAGAGCTCGCGCGCAGGGCGTGATCTGCCCGCCGCCATCGCCGTCGGCGTCGTGCTGGGCGCGATGGCGATCGGCAGCCTGCTGTTCGCCCCGAAGTGGTGGATGCCGCTACTGGCCATCGCGATGGCGATCGCCACGCACGAGGTGGTTCGCCGGCTTCGCGAGCACGGGTATGTGATGCCCGTCGTGCCGCTGCTGGTCGGCGGGCAGGCGATGATCTGGCTGGCCTGGCCGTGGGGCGTGGCGGGAACGCTGGGCGCCTACGGCGGCACGATCGTGGTCGCGATGGTGTGGCGCCTGCTCGGCCAGGGGCTGCGCGAGCAGCCCGTCAACTACCTTCGCGACATCGCCGCCTCGGTGCTGCTGGCCACCTGGGTGCCGTTGTTCGCGAGTTTCACCGCACTGCTGATCTTCCAGGACAACGGCGGCGCCCGGGTGTTCACCGTGATCGCCACTGTCGTGTTCGCCGATATCGGCGGTTACACGGCCGGCGTGCTGTTCGGCAAGCACCTGCTGGCCCCGGCGATCAGCCCCAAGAAATCCTGGGAAGGGCTCGGCGGCTCACTGCTGTTCGGTGTCA contains the following coding sequences:
- the frr gene encoding ribosome recycling factor, encoding MIEEALFDAEEKMEKAVAVARDDLASIRTGRANPGMFSRVVVDYYGSPTPITQLCSVNVPEARMVVIKPYEASQLRAIEDAIRNSDLGVNPTNDGNIIRVSIPQLTEERRRDLVKQAKSKGEDAKVSVRNVRRRAMEELHRIRKDGEAGEDEVGRAEKDLDKATSTYVGQIDELVKHKEGELLEV
- a CDS encoding phosphatidate cytidylyltransferase — its product is MAETDTGGAAAQPAPKSSRAGRDLPAAIAVGVVLGAMAIGSLLFAPKWWMPLLAIAMAIATHEVVRRLREHGYVMPVVPLLVGGQAMIWLAWPWGVAGTLGAYGGTIVVAMVWRLLGQGLREQPVNYLRDIAASVLLATWVPLFASFTALLIFQDNGGARVFTVIATVVFADIGGYTAGVLFGKHLLAPAISPKKSWEGLGGSLLFGVTAAVLSVTFLLHKPAWVGLPLGLMLVITGVLGDLVESQVKRDLGIKDMGTLLPGHGGIMDRIDAMLPSAVAGWIVLTLLA